One window from the genome of Hippoglossus hippoglossus isolate fHipHip1 chromosome 6, fHipHip1.pri, whole genome shotgun sequence encodes:
- the LOC117763330 gene encoding filamin-C-like isoform X1 has product MSNNYGDEQLPPQYYQATDFGEEEDDEMPATEKDLAEDAPWKKIQQNTFTRWCNEHLKCVNKTVTDLQRDFTDGLKLISLLEVLSQKKMYRKCHIRPNFRQMKLENVSMALEFLDREHIKLVSIDSKAIVDGNLKLILGLIWTLILHYSISMPMWDDEDDEETKKLTPKQRLLGWIQNKVPQLPINNFNRDWRDGKALGALVDNCAPGLCPDWAEWDPNQPVENAREAMQQADDWLGVPQVIAPEEIVDPDVDEHSVMTYLSQFPKSKMKPGAPLRPKQLFPNKAKAYGPGIEPHGNKVLQPAVFTVETLEAGSGEVLVYVEDPEGHKEEAKVKPNKDKNRTYTVTYVPKVEGVHKVKVLFAGQDIDKSPYTVNVAKDLGDASKVHARGPGLEATGNVTNKPTYFDIYTAGAGNGDVSVVIVDPQGKKDTVELILENKGDSVFRCTYRPMLEGPHTIHILFAGQEIPKSPYTVNVLEALPIAPPMGAPLQIIPQSVRTLPGVKGGKGAPPPKPGRPTTNPNACRATGRGLQPKGVRVKEVADFKVFTKGAGSGALNVSVKGPTGAEEQVKVRDAGNGVYECEYFPLKRGKYTVSITWGGQPIPRSPFEVEVGAEAGFQKVRAWGPGLKTGMVGKSADFVVEAIGTEVGTLGFSIEGPSQAKIECDDKGDGSCDVRYWPTEAGDYAVHVVCDDEDIKDSPFMAHILPAVNDVFPEKVKAYGPGLQPTGIIVNKPTEFTIDARMAGKSTLKIYAQDAESCTINIKITDKGDGTFLCVYTPVKPIKHTIIITWGDVNVPKSPFRVLVGEGSHPDKVKVYGPGVEKTGLKANEPTYFTVDCGEAGQGDISIGIKCAPGVVGPAEADIDFDIIKNDNDTFTVKYTPPGAGRYTIMVLFADQEIPISPFKVKVDPSHDAGKVRAEGPGLNKTGVEVGTPTHFTIYTKGAGKAKPEVHFTAPGPGEAVRDFEIIDNHDYSYTVKYTALQQGNMTISVTHGGDPIPKSPFHITVAPPLDIGKVKVDGLDTKVEVGKDQEFSVNTKGAGGQGNVGVKMTSPSGRPIPCKLESDKAKGAHSVKYIPPEEGQYKVDVSYDGNPVMGSPFGVEAVMPADPSKVRAYGPGLKGGIVGKPAPFTIDTKAAGAGGLGLTVEGPCEAKIECQDNGDGTCSVSYLPTEHGEYAINILYAEQHIPGSPFKAAVRPAFDPSKATASGPGLEKAKAGEPATFTVDCTRAGDAELTIEIVSETGVKAEVHIQKTAEGTFSVTYIPSFHGAHTITIKYGGHTIPQFPKVLQVEPSVDTSGVHVYGPGVEPRGVLREVTTHFIVDTRALNKAGGNHVKVHIISPSGTNTESFITDKGDGTYRVEYTAFEDGMHLIEVLYDDAPVPKTPFRVSVVEGCDPTRVRAFGPGLEGGITNKSNCFTVETRGAGTGGLGLTIEGASEAKISCKDNKDGSCSVEYVPFTPGDYDVNINYGGHPIPGSPFRVPVRDPVDPSKVKCSGPGLGGGVRAHIPQTFTVDCTQAGQAQLDVKLYGPTGTVEPVGVKNNSDGTHTVHYTPAQDGPYTVGVKYADQEVPHSPFKVMSQPGHDASKVRASGPGLDTKGVSASFPVEFTIDARDAGEGLLTVQILDPEGKPKNATIQDNRDGTYTVSYVPDSTGPYTITIKYGGDEIPYSPYCIQSLPTGDASKCRLTVSIGGHGMSSLQKLQTSEDTVITVDAKAAGKGKVTCKVLTPQGMELDMDVVENHDGTFDIYYTAPEPGKYVITIRFGGQNIPKSPFHVMASNEPVAPRDTVDPLFRPVNFLVPFTPQQGEITGEVRMPSGKTARPHITDNKDGTITIKYQPIERGLHEMDIKYDGNHIPGSPLQFYVDAVNSGVVTAYGPGLSYGMVNKSATFTVVTKNAGEGGLSLAVEGPSKAEITCKDNKDGTCTVSYLPTTPGDYNIIVKFDNKHISGSPFTAKITGDDSITRTSQLNVGTSADVSLKITETDLSSLTASIKAPSGNEEPCLLKRLPNRHLGISFTPKEVGEHEVSVRKNGLHVANSPFKIMVGQSEIGEASRVKAFGKGLMEAHTFEITEFFVDTRNAGYGGLALSVEGPSKVDINCEDVEDGTCRVTYCPTEPGSYIVNIKFAEKHIPGSPFTVKVTGEGRIKESITRKRQASSIASVGSTCGLNLKIPGNWFQMVSAQERLTKTFTRSSHTYTRTERTEISKTRGGETKREVRVEESTQVGGGGTPFRDVFGDFLGRESLSSFAGITARPEVESGSQAMTAQVTSPGGKTVDADIVDGGSSTYSVRFIPQEMGPHTVNVKYRGQHVPGSPFQFTVGPMGEGGSHKVRAGGPGLERGVAGAPSEFSIWTREAGAGGLSIAVEGPSKAEISFEDRKDGSCGVSYIVKEPGDYEVSIKFNNEQIPDSPFIVPIATLSDEARRLTVTSIHEKDLKVNHEASFMVQRNGTRGVVDAKVHTPSGSSEECYVTELDSDKSAIRFIPRENGVHSIDVKFNGCHIPGSPFNVRVGDLGLIGDPGMVTAHGAGLQGGTTGVASDFVVNTCNAGSGTLSVNIDGPSKVKMDCRESPEGYKITYTPMAPGNYLVTIKYGGPQHIVGSPFKAKITGARLSGGHSLHETSSVLVETVTKSSKVGGAYSASSSSATSTKLTSDASKVVCHGAGLSKALVGQKNTFTIDSSKAGSNMLIVGVHGPNTPCEEVYVKHMGNKLYNVTYTVKDKGSYTVIVKWGDDNVPGSPYKVAVP; this is encoded by the exons GGGTCTTATCTGGACCCTCATCCTCCACTACTCTATCTCCATGCCCATGTGGGACGACGAGGACGACGAGGAGACTAAGAAACTGACCCCCAAACAGCGCTTGTTGGGCTGGATACAGAACAAAGTGCCCCAGCTGCCCATCAACAACTTCAACCGTGACTGGCGGGACGGCAAAGCCCTGGGAGCGCTGGTCGACAACTGTGCCCCCG GTTTGTGTCCTGATTGGGCGGAGTGGGACCCAAACCAGCCCGTGGAAAATGCCAGAGAAGCCATGCAGCAAGCTGACGACTGGCTGGGTGTGCCTCAG GTGATTGCACCTGAGGAGATTGTGGACCCAGATGTGGACGAGCACTCAGTGATGACCTACCTGTCCCAGTTCCCCAAGTCCAAAATGAAGCCTGGCGCTCCTCTCAGGCCCAAACAGCTTTTCCCAAACAAGGCTAAAGCCTACGGACCAG GTATTGAGCCTCATGGCAACAAGGTGCTGCAGCCGGCCGTGTTCACTGTGGAAACTCTGGAAGCTGGAAGCGGGGAGGTCCTGGTCTATGTGGAGGATCCTGAGGGACACAAAGAGGAG GCTAAAGTTAAACCCAACAAGGACAAAAACAGAACCTACACTGTCACCTATGTTCCTAAAGTTGAGGGTGTCCACAAG GTGAAAGTGCTGTTTGCGGGTCAGGACATAGACAAGAGCCCATACACTGTGAACGTGGCGAAGGATTTGGGTGACGCCAGCAAAGTCCATGCTAGAGGACCAGGTCTGGAGGCCACAGGCAATGTGACAAACAAACCCACCTACTTTGACATCTACACAGCAG GTGCTGGCAATGGCGATGTCAGCGTGGTCATTGTCGATCCTCAGGGCAAGAAGGACACCGTCGAGCTCATCCTGGAGAATAAGGGCGACAGCGTTTTCCGTTGCACCTATCGTCCCATGTTGGAGGGCCCTCACACCATCCACATACTCTTTGCAGGCCAGGAGATCCCCAAGAGCCCTTACACTGTCAACGTCTTGGAGG CTCTGCCCATTGCTCCTCCCATGGGAGCTCCCCTGCAGATAATCCCTCAGTCAGTGCGCACCCTTCCTGGAGTGAAGGGTGGGAAGGGGGCTCCTCCTCCAAAACCTGGCCGCCCAA CCACGAATCCGAACGCCTGCAGAGCTACAGGTAGAGGCCTTCAGCCTAAAGGCGTGAGAGTGAAGGAGGTTGCAGACTTCAAAGTTTTCACCAAGGGAGCTGGCAGCGGTGCGCTGAACGTCTCAGTCAAAGGACCAA CTGGAGCGGAGGAGCAAGTGAAAGTGCGTGATGCCGGGAATGGCGTATACGAATGTGAATATTTCCCCCTTAAGCGTGGTAAATACACCGTCAGCATCACCTGGGGAGGCCAGCCTATCCCACGCAG CCCTTTCGAAGTGGAAGTGGGTGCGGAGGCAGGTTTTCAGAAGGTGAGGGCCTGGGGTCCTGGTCTGAAGACTGGCATGGTGGGAAAATCCGCTGACTTTGTAGTGGAGGCCATCGGCACTGAAGTTGGCACTCTGG GCTTCTCCATTGAAGGCCCATCACAGGCTAAAATTGAGTGTGATGACAAGGGCGATGGCTCCTGTGATGTACGCTACTGGCCCACTGAGGCTGGTGACTACGCTGTCCATGTCGTCTGTGATGATGAGGACATCAAGGACAGTCCCTTCATGGCCCACATCCTCCCTGCAGTCAATGACGTCTTCCCTGAGAAG GTGAAAGCCTATGGACCAGGTCTGCAGCCAACCGGCATCATCGTGAACAAACCAACTGAATTCACAATTGATGCCCGCATGGCTGGGAAGAGTACCCTCAAGATCTATGCACAG GATGCTGAAAGCTGCACCATCAACATCAAGATCACTGACAAGGGAGACggcacatttctgtgtgtgtacactcctGTCAAGCCCATTAaacacaccatcatcatcacatggGGGGATGTTAACGTGCCCAAGAGCCCCTTCAgg GTGCTGGTTGGAGAGGGTTCTCATCCAGACAAAGTCAAGGTCTATGGGCCCGGAGTAGAGAAGACTGGGCTCAAAGCTAACGAGCCAACGTACTTCACTGTGGACTGCGGCGAGGCCGGTCAAG GGGACATCAGCATTGGAATCAAGTGTGCCCCAGGAGTGGTTGGACCTGCGGAGGCTGACATCGACTTTGACATCATCAAGAATGACAATGACACCTTCACTGTCAAGTACACTCCCCCCGGCGCAGGCCGGTACACCATCATGGTGCTGTTTGCTGACCAG GAAATTCCCATCAGTCCATTCAAAGTCAAAGTTGATCCTTCCCATGATGCTGGCAAGGTGAGAGCAGAGGGTCCTGGACTCAACAAGACAG GAGTGGAGGTGGGCACTCCAACCCACTTCACCATCTACACAAAGGGAGCTGGCAAGGCCAAGCCTGAGGTGCATTTCACAGCGCCGGGCCCGGGAGAGGCGGTTCGTGACTTTGAGATCATCGATAACCACGATTACTCCTACACTGTCAAGTACACAGCTCTTCAACAG gGCAACATGACTATTTCAGTGACTCATGGAGGAGACCCCATTCCCAAGAGCCCGTTCCACATCACAGTGGCACCACCTCTGGATATTGGAAAGGTGAAAGTGGATGGATTGGACACCA AAGTGGAGGTCGGAAAGGATCAAGAGTTCTCAGTTAACACAAAGGGCGCCGGTGGGCAGGGCAACGTAGGCGTGAAGATGACCTCACCCTCTGGCCGCCCGATTCCATGCAAGCTGGAGTCTGACAAAGCCAAAGGCGCTCACAGTGTGAAGTATATTCCCCCAGAGGAGGGACAGTACAAGGTTGATGTCAGCTACGATGGCAACCCCGTAATGGGAAGCCCCTTTGGGGTTGAAGCAGTGATGCCTGCTGATCCTTCTAAG GTGAGAGCCTATGGCCCAGGCCTGAAGGGAGGCATTGTGGGTAAACCCGCTCCATTCACTATTGACACAAAGGCAGCCGGTGCAGGTGGGCTGGGCCTGACAGTGGAGGGCCCCTGTGAAGCTAAAATTGAATGTCAGGACAACGGCGACGGCACATGCTCAGTGTCCTACCTGCCCACCGAGCACGGGGAGTACGCCATCAATATCCTGTACGCGGAGCAGCACATCCCTGGCTCTCCCTTCAAGGCTGCAGTGCGCCCGGCCTTCGATCCCAGCAAGGCGACAGCGAGCGGTCCCGGTCTGGAGAAGGCCAAGGCAGGCGAGCCAGCGACCTTCACTGTGGACTGCACCCGAGCGGGCGACGCCGAGCTCACCATCGAGATTGTGTCGGAGACAGGGGTTAAGGCCGAAGTGCACATCCAGAAAACTGCAGAGGGGACCTTCTCTGTAACGTACATCCCATCCTTCCACGGCGCACACACCATCACCATCAAGTACGGCGGCCATACGATTCCTCAGTTTCCCAAGGTGCTGCAGGTGGAGCCCTCTGTGGACACCAGCGGGGTGCATGTCTACGGGCCAGGAGTGGAGCCCAGAG GGGTCCTCAGAGAAGTCACAACCCACTTTATCGTCGACACCCGCGCCCTCAACAAGGCTGGAGGAAACCATGTGAAGGTTCACATCATCAGCCCCTCCGGCACCAACACAGAGAGCTTCATCACCGATAAGGGAGACGGCACATACAGAGTGGAGTACACAGCGTTCGAGGATG GAATGCATCTGATAGAGGTGCTTTACGATGACGCGCCCGTACCCAAGACTCCCTTCAGAGTGTctgtggtggagggatgtgatCCCACCCGGGTCCGCGCCTTTGGCCCAGGTCTGGAAGGAGGAATAACCAACAAGTCCAACTGCTTCACTGTGGAGACCAG GGGCGCTGGTACAGGAGGCCTGGGCCTGACCATCGAGGGAGCCTCAgaggccaaaatatcctgcaAAGACAATAAAGATGGCAGCTGCAGTGTGGAGTACGTCCCCTTCACTCCTGGAGATTATGACGTCAACATCAACTACGGAGGTCACCCGATCCCTGGCAGCCCGTTCCGCGTGCCAGTGAGGGACCCCGTGGACCCCAGCAAAGTGAAGTGCTCAGGTCCAGGTCTGGGCGGCGGAGTAAGAGCCCATATTCCTCAGACGTTCACAGTCGACTGTACCCAGGCTGGACAGGCCCAGCTGGATGTCAAACTCTACGGCCCAACAG GTACCGTGGAGCCAGTAGGTGTGAAGAACAACAGTGATGGAACCCACACAGTTCACTACACCCCAGCTCAGGACGGCCCTTACACTGTCGGTGTCAAATATGCAGATCAGGAGGTCCCACACAG CCCATTCAAGGTGATGTCCCAGCCCGGGCATGATGCCAGTAAGGTGCGTGCCAGTGGCCCCGGTCTGGACACCAAAGGTGTGTCTGCTAGTTTTCCTGTGGAGTTCACCATCGATGCTCGTGATGCTGGAGAGGGACTGCTCACTGTGCAGATCCTG GACCCAGAAGGGAAACCAAAGAATGCAACCATCCAGGACAACAGAGACGGCACCTACACTGTGTCGTATGTACCTGACTCTACAGGCCCCTACACCATCACCATTAAATATGGCGGAGATGAGATCCCTTACTCCCCATACTGCATCCAGTCGCTGCCCACAGGAGACGCCAGCAAGTGTCGCCTCACTG tgTCGATTGGAGGACATGGCATGT CGAGTCTACAGAAACTGCAGACCTCTGAGGATACTGTTATCACTGTGGATGCCAAAGCTGCCGGGAAAGGCAAGGTGACCTGTAAAGTGCTGACCCCACAGGGGATGGAGCTGGACATGGACGTGGTGGAGAATCATGATGGGACCTTTGACATTTACTACACTGCCCCCGAACCTGGAAAGTATGTTATTACTATCCGCTTTGGGGGCCAGAACATCCCTAAGAGCCCCTTCCATGTGATG GCCTCAAATGAGCCAGTTGCTCCCCGCGATACCGTGGATCCTCTCTTCCGCCCCGTTAACTTCCTCGTCCCCTTCACGCCACAGCAGGGAGAAATCACAG GTGAGGTGCGAATGCCTTCGGGCAAGACTGCTCGCCCGCATATCACTGACAACAAGGATGGCACCATCACCATCAAGTACCAGCCCATAGAGAGAGGCCTGCACGAGATGGACATCAAATATGACGGCAACCACATTCCAg GAAGCCCTCTGCAGTTCTATGTTGATGCTGTGAACAGTGGAGTGGTGACTGCTTACGGTCCCGGTCTGAGTTACGGCATGGTCAACAAGTCTGCCACTTTCACTGTGGTCACCAAGAATGCAGGAGAAG GTGGTCTGTCACTGGCAGTGGAGGGTCCCTCTAAGGCCGAGATCACCTGTAAAGACAACAAAGATGGAACCTGCACTGTGTCCTACCTGCCCACGACTCCTGGAGACTACAATATCATCGTCAAGTTTGACAACAAGCACATTTCTGGCAGTCCCTTTACTGCTAAGATTACTG GGGACGACTCCATcaccaggacgtcccagctgaACGTGGGCACATCGGCTGACGTGTCCCTGAAGATCACAGAGACTGATCTGAGCTCTCTGACTGCCAGTATCAAGGCTCCATCAGGCAACGAGGAGCCCTGCCTGCTCAAGAGACTGCCCAACAGACACCTCG GTATCTCCTTCACCCCTAAGGAGGTTGGTGAGCATGAGGTCAGCGTGAGGAAGAATGGCTTGCACGTAGCTAACAGCCCTTTCAAGATCATGGTTGGCCAGTCAGAGATCGGCGAGGCCAGTAGGGTCAAGGCTTTCGGTAAAGGCCTCATGGAGGCGCACACTTTCGAAATTACTGAATTCTTCGTGGATACAAGGAATGCGG GTTACGGAGGTCTAGCATTGTCGGTTGAGGGTCCGAGCAAAGTGGATATCAACTGTGAAGATGTAGAGGATGGGACGTGCAGAGTGACATACTGTCCAACAGAACCTGGCAGTTACATTGTCAATATCAAGTTTGCTGAAAAGCACATCCCAG GAAGTCCTTTCACAGTGAAGGTGACTGGAGAAGGAAGAATCAAAGAGAGCATAACCAGGAAGAGGCAGGCGTCTTCTATTGCCTCAGTGGGCAGCACATGTGGCCTGAACCTCAAAATCCCAG GAAACTGGTTCCAGATGGTTTCAGCTCAGGAGAGGCTGACCAAGACATTCACCCGCAGCAGCCACACCTACACCCGCACTGAGCGCACGGAGATCAGCAAAACCCGTGGCGGCGAAACCAAGAGGGAGGTACGAGTGGAGGAGAGCACCCAGGTGGGCGGGGGAGGAACCCCGTTCAGAGACGTTTTCGGAGACTTTCTGGGCAGGGAGAGCCTCAGCAGCTTTGCCGGCATCACGGCCAGACCTGAGG TTGAGAGCGGCTCGCAGGCCATGACGGCTCAGGTGACCAGCCCCGGTGGGAAAACGGTGGATGCTGACATCGTGGACGGAGGGAGCAGCACCTACAGCGTCCGCTTCATCCCTCAGGAAATGGGACCCCACACGGTCAATGTCAAATACAGAGGCCAGCATGTCCCCGGGAGCCCCTTCCAGTTCACGGTTGGGCCCATGGGGGAGGGAGGATCACACAAGGTCCGTGCAGGAGGGCCCGGCCTGGAGAGGGGCGTAGCTGGAGCACCCT CTGAATTCAGTATCTGGACTAGGGAGGCAGGCGCTGGCGGCCTTTCCATCGCCGTCGAGGGCCCGAGCAAGGCTGAAATTTCCTTTGAGGACAGAAAAGACGGTTCTTGCGGAGTCTCCTACATAGTGAAAGAACCAG GTGACTACGAGGTCTCCATCAAGTTCAACAACGAGCAGATCCCCGACAGCCCCTTCATCGTACCGATCGCTACACTCTCAGACGAGGCTCGCAGGCTCACTGTCACAAGCATTCAC GAGAAGGACTTGAAGGTGAACCATGAAGCCTCCTTCATGGTGCAGCGGAACGGCACTCGAGGTGTAGTAGACGCTAAGGTCCACACCCCCTCTGGCTCCTCTGAGGAATGCTATGTCACCGAGCTTGACAGCG ACAAGAGTGCAATTCGCTTCATTCCACGGGAGAATGGAGTTCACTCCATAGACGTCAAGTTCAATGGATGCCACATTCCTGGAAGCCCCTTTAATGTACGAGTGGGAGACCTGGGGCTGATTGGAGACCCAGGCATGGTGACGGCACATGGTGCTGGACTACAGGGGGGAACCACAG GTGTAGCCTCAGACTTTGTGGTCAACACCTGTAACGCGGGCTCGGGCACTCTATCCGTCAACATCGATGGGCCGTCCAAAGTGAAGATGGACTGCCGCGAGAGTCCCGAGGGCTACAAAATCACCTACACCCCAATGGCACCTGGCAACTATCTGGTCACCATCAAATACGGCGGGCCGCAGCACATCGTGGGCAGCCCTTTCAAAGCTAAAATCACAG GTGCCCGGCTCTCAGGGGGACACAGCCTCCATGAGACCTCCTCTGTCTTGGTCGAAACAGTTACCAAGTCTTCCAAAGTGGGTGGAGCCTACAGcgcgtcctcctcctctgccacctCAACCAAACTGACATCCGACGCCAGCAAGGTGGTCTGTCATGGAGCGGGGCTGTCCAAAGCTTTGGTGGGACAGAAGAATACTTTTACAATTGACAGCAGCAAAGCAG GTAGCAACATGCTGATAGTGGGCGTGCACGGACCCAACACTCCGTGCGAGGAGGTGTACGTCAAGCACATGGGCAACAAGCTCTACAACGTCACCTACACTGTCAAGGACAAGGGCAGCTACACCGTCATTGTCAAATGGGGAGACGACAACGTCCCCGGGAGCCCCTACAAAGTGGCTGTGCCCTAA